From a region of the Listeria monocytogenes ATCC 19117 genome:
- a CDS encoding phosphate ABC transporter substrate-binding protein, translated as MKKKYLGIVAMLAAVMLVFAACGSDSSSSDKANGSTKGDKEVSGSLTAVGSTALQPLVEAASKEFINTNPKAQINVQGGGSGTGLTQVQQGAVEIGNSDVFAEEKDGVDASKLVDHRVAVVGMAPVVNKDVGVKNITKQQLIDIFTGKTTNWKDVGGKDEKITIINRAEGSGTRATFEKWGLDGKTPVKAQEQDSSGTVRKIVSETPGAISYLAFSYIDASVVGLSLDGVEPTEDKVATNDWKIWSYEHMYTNGEPKGLTKTFLKYMTSDEVQNNIVPQLGYQSIKSMKVERDASGKLTDVK; from the coding sequence ATGAAAAAGAAGTATTTGGGAATAGTAGCAATGTTAGCAGCAGTAATGCTTGTCTTCGCAGCATGTGGAAGTGACAGCAGTTCATCAGATAAAGCAAACGGATCAACAAAAGGGGATAAAGAAGTTTCTGGCTCATTAACAGCAGTCGGATCCACTGCACTTCAACCACTCGTTGAAGCAGCTTCCAAAGAATTTATTAACACTAACCCTAAAGCACAAATCAACGTGCAAGGCGGTGGTTCTGGAACTGGTTTAACACAAGTACAACAAGGCGCAGTTGAAATTGGTAACTCGGACGTATTCGCTGAAGAAAAAGATGGCGTAGATGCTTCGAAACTGGTTGACCATCGTGTAGCAGTTGTCGGAATGGCTCCAGTAGTAAACAAAGATGTAGGCGTTAAAAACATTACAAAACAACAATTAATCGATATCTTCACTGGTAAAACTACTAACTGGAAAGACGTTGGCGGTAAAGACGAAAAAATTACAATCATCAACCGTGCGGAAGGAAGCGGAACACGTGCTACTTTCGAAAAATGGGGACTTGATGGTAAAACACCAGTTAAAGCACAAGAACAAGATTCATCCGGTACAGTTCGTAAAATCGTAAGCGAAACTCCAGGAGCAATCAGCTACCTAGCATTCTCTTACATTGACGCTTCCGTAGTTGGACTTTCATTAGATGGCGTTGAACCAACTGAAGATAAAGTTGCAACTAACGACTGGAAAATCTGGTCTTATGAACATATGTATACAAATGGCGAACCAAAAGGCTTAACAAAAACGTTCTTAAAATACATGACTTCTGATGAAGTACAAAATAATATCGTACCACAACTTGGTTACCAATCAATCAAATCCATGAAAGTGGAACGTGATGCATCTGGTAAACTAACTGACGTAAAATAA
- the pnpS gene encoding two-component system histidine kinase PnpS, translating into MKKLWLKIGLSFFILFFVVMVIVGVFSGELMKSTYLNMKENQLEDDAKILLQTTNMENLDLDKDAATIQKSLDPLGEDIDARITVIDSKGDVVADTKKDPEKLDNHMNRPEVTDILKKGESVGISIRESDSLGYSMLYVAVPVKHQGKTDGVLRISISLESVDAAVAKLWGNLALIFGIALVIIAAISVFIARKITRPVREIIEVSTDLANHKYDSRIHGKISGELQDLSISVNTLAESLETQMFEIKQNEQRLNAIVQNLVSGVMLINVDKQVIMTNRTMYQILGETEITGKPFYEVIKSFALSQLIEATFETKTIQQKEIILYFPREMILDASVSPILGENGEITGIILLLHDITQIRHLENVRSEFVTNVSHELKTPVTALKGFAETLLDGAMYDEVLLKKFLTIIKEESDRLHRLIMDILALSRIEQNPVAENVELVDVDEVIEQSARTIFEMATEKNIRVTIPEKTSASVMIETDRDKLQQIVINLLSNAINYTPVDGKVEVKLIEQEAEVIIEVTDNGIGIPAKDIDRVFERFYRVDKARSRHSGGTGLGLSIVKHLVENCGGRIEVESQEEVGSTFRVTLPKKA; encoded by the coding sequence ATGAAGAAATTATGGCTGAAAATCGGGTTATCCTTTTTTATCTTATTTTTCGTTGTGATGGTTATTGTTGGCGTTTTTTCCGGGGAACTAATGAAATCAACGTACTTAAATATGAAAGAAAATCAATTAGAAGATGACGCAAAAATTCTGCTTCAAACAACTAATATGGAGAATTTAGATTTAGATAAAGATGCCGCAACTATCCAAAAAAGTCTTGATCCACTTGGCGAGGATATTGATGCACGCATTACGGTGATCGATAGCAAAGGCGACGTGGTAGCTGATACAAAAAAAGACCCAGAAAAACTTGATAACCATATGAATCGCCCCGAAGTAACAGATATTCTGAAAAAAGGGGAAAGCGTTGGTATTTCAATCCGTGAAAGTGATTCACTTGGTTATAGTATGCTTTATGTCGCGGTTCCTGTTAAACATCAAGGCAAAACAGATGGTGTACTGAGAATTTCGATTTCACTTGAATCTGTTGATGCGGCGGTTGCTAAACTCTGGGGGAACTTAGCGCTTATTTTCGGTATTGCACTTGTAATTATCGCAGCAATCAGTGTTTTTATTGCTAGAAAAATCACTAGACCAGTTCGCGAAATCATCGAAGTCTCTACAGATTTGGCCAATCATAAATACGATAGTCGCATCCACGGTAAAATAAGCGGAGAACTTCAAGATCTCTCCATCAGTGTAAACACATTAGCAGAAAGCTTGGAAACGCAAATGTTTGAAATTAAGCAAAATGAGCAACGACTTAATGCTATTGTCCAAAACTTAGTAAGTGGCGTAATGCTGATTAATGTCGATAAACAAGTCATCATGACCAACCGCACCATGTATCAAATTTTAGGAGAGACAGAAATCACCGGCAAACCATTTTATGAAGTAATTAAAAGTTTTGCACTGAGCCAGTTGATAGAAGCGACTTTTGAAACAAAAACCATTCAACAAAAAGAAATTATTCTTTATTTCCCGCGCGAAATGATTTTGGATGCAAGTGTTTCTCCAATTTTAGGGGAGAATGGGGAAATTACTGGGATTATTTTATTACTGCATGATATCACTCAAATTCGTCATTTGGAAAATGTTCGTTCTGAATTTGTCACCAACGTTTCTCATGAATTAAAAACACCCGTGACGGCTCTCAAAGGATTCGCGGAAACATTACTTGACGGCGCAATGTACGACGAAGTGCTACTAAAAAAATTCCTAACGATTATTAAAGAAGAAAGTGATCGATTGCACCGTTTGATTATGGATATTCTCGCACTTTCTAGAATTGAACAAAATCCGGTCGCGGAAAACGTTGAGCTGGTTGACGTTGACGAGGTAATTGAACAATCTGCTCGCACTATTTTTGAAATGGCGACCGAAAAAAATATTCGAGTAACCATTCCAGAAAAAACAAGTGCATCCGTTATGATTGAAACAGATCGTGACAAGCTGCAACAGATAGTAATTAACTTGCTTTCTAATGCAATCAACTACACCCCAGTCGATGGAAAAGTAGAAGTTAAATTAATCGAGCAAGAGGCAGAAGTTATAATAGAAGTAACTGATAACGGAATTGGCATCCCGGCTAAAGATATTGACCGCGTGTTTGAACGATTCTACCGAGTGGATAAAGCCCGCAGCAGACACTCAGGAGGCACTGGACTTGGACTTTCCATCGTCAAACATTTAGTTGAAAACTGTGGTGGGCGAATCGAAGTAGAAAGCCAAGAAGAAGTTGGCTCGACCTTCCGCGTCACTTTACCAAAAAAAGCCTAA
- a CDS encoding response regulator transcription factor — translation MVKILVVDDEASIVTLLQFNIEKAGFDVVTAEDGRTGYELALSEKPDLIVLDLMLPEMDGIEVTKKLRQDKVNVPILMLTAKDEELDKIIGLELGADDYMTKPFSPREVVARIKAILRRTEGKAEIIEEITEDSEATILIGDLKILPDSYEVYLQDDLLDLTPKEFELLLFLANHRGKVFSRDQLLDTVWNYDYVGETRIVDVHVSHLRDKIELDTKQPKYIKTIRGFGYKMENVK, via the coding sequence TTGGTAAAAATTCTTGTAGTTGATGATGAAGCTTCTATTGTTACGTTACTGCAATTTAACATTGAAAAAGCTGGGTTTGATGTGGTAACAGCAGAAGACGGCAGAACCGGATACGAACTCGCTTTGTCCGAAAAACCAGATTTAATTGTGCTTGATTTAATGCTTCCTGAGATGGACGGAATCGAAGTAACAAAAAAACTTCGCCAAGATAAAGTAAATGTGCCAATTTTAATGTTAACGGCAAAAGATGAAGAATTAGATAAAATTATCGGACTGGAACTTGGAGCAGATGACTATATGACTAAACCGTTTAGCCCAAGAGAAGTAGTTGCAAGAATTAAAGCAATCTTGCGTCGAACAGAAGGAAAAGCCGAAATAATAGAAGAAATAACCGAAGATTCGGAAGCTACGATATTAATTGGTGATTTGAAAATTTTGCCAGATAGTTATGAAGTGTATTTACAAGATGATTTACTTGATTTAACGCCAAAAGAATTTGAGTTATTGCTATTCTTGGCAAATCATCGTGGCAAAGTTTTCTCTAGAGACCAATTGCTCGATACTGTCTGGAACTATGATTACGTTGGAGAAACCCGAATTGTAGACGTTCATGTCAGCCATTTGCGCGATAAAATCGAACTAGATACAAAACAACCTAAATACATCAAAACAATTCGTGGCTTCGGTTATAAAATGGAGAACGTGAAATAA
- a CDS encoding S1C family serine protease, with the protein MDVFVEILNGIGRLLLQPALYVGILLAILAGFNRVRWERKSFSISIYSPWLELKSFFGVSLLFGLAISVVTSLIGFGVMIEWVAIFNVVACFLLIVGMFRLSSTAFTIGITSLIFYFCYYFDVSLAPFTNEAFTYDSIFIDNFMISMTFLLAVLLFVEAFLIQYTSAKNPSPSLRKSKRGKLIGSFQLRKLWFVPIVMFLPGDVFTKIFEWWPVFAIGSQSYSLIILPLFIGFQQQVQTQLPEEASRKIAVEVTTLATIIAVAGLLGIVMPVLTLFAFMFAVIGRFWISYRHYRSEKLAPKKFGPQPDGLVVLGARAATPSARLNLKAGEKITEVNSRPVRTREELYEALNLNRAFCKLKVIDNAGEPRFEQTALYENESFELGLLLVEPR; encoded by the coding sequence ATGGATGTTTTTGTTGAAATACTAAATGGAATAGGGAGACTACTTCTACAACCAGCATTGTATGTAGGAATTCTTTTAGCGATACTGGCTGGTTTTAACCGTGTGAGGTGGGAACGGAAATCATTTAGTATCAGTATTTATTCACCTTGGTTAGAATTGAAAAGTTTCTTTGGTGTGAGTTTGTTATTTGGATTAGCTATTTCTGTTGTTACCTCGCTCATTGGATTTGGTGTGATGATAGAGTGGGTTGCTATTTTTAATGTAGTAGCTTGTTTCTTACTAATTGTAGGGATGTTCCGTTTGAGTTCAACGGCATTTACTATCGGTATTACGAGTTTGATTTTTTATTTCTGCTATTATTTTGATGTGAGTTTAGCACCGTTTACGAATGAGGCATTCACGTATGACTCGATTTTTATTGATAACTTTATGATTTCCATGACATTTCTGCTCGCAGTATTGTTATTTGTAGAAGCTTTCTTAATCCAGTATACAAGCGCAAAAAATCCCTCTCCATCTCTTCGGAAAAGTAAGCGCGGTAAATTAATCGGTTCCTTTCAATTAAGAAAATTATGGTTTGTACCGATTGTTATGTTTTTACCAGGAGATGTGTTTACGAAAATTTTTGAGTGGTGGCCAGTCTTTGCTATTGGTTCGCAGTCGTATTCATTAATCATTTTACCGTTATTCATCGGCTTCCAACAACAAGTACAGACACAACTTCCGGAAGAAGCAAGCCGTAAAATTGCTGTTGAGGTAACAACATTAGCGACAATTATTGCTGTAGCTGGTTTATTAGGAATTGTGATGCCAGTACTGACATTGTTCGCTTTCATGTTCGCTGTAATTGGTCGATTTTGGATTTCTTATCGCCATTATCGTTCCGAAAAATTAGCACCAAAGAAATTTGGTCCTCAGCCAGATGGGCTTGTAGTTCTGGGTGCTCGTGCGGCCACTCCGTCTGCGCGACTAAACTTGAAAGCTGGTGAAAAAATTACAGAAGTAAACAGTCGACCAGTGCGTACTCGCGAGGAACTTTACGAAGCGCTAAACTTAAACCGAGCATTTTGTAAGCTGAAAGTAATTGATAACGCTGGTGAACCACGTTTTGAACAAACAGCACTTTATGAGAATGAATCATTTGAACTTGGTTTGTTATTAGTAGAGCCAAGATAA
- the cls gene encoding cardiolipin synthase: protein MGLLAYLLVILLILNVFFAAVTVFLERRDTSATWAWLLVLTFVPIFGFIIYLIFGRKLSGKKIFDWKGQEKIGIQESTANQIEMIRQKEFPFSDPNVKKHRDLIYLLLVNDGAILTQDNEVELFVDGHEKFDALIADIEKAKDHIHLIYYIFHSDELGNRLMRVLERKAAEGLNVKIIYDAMGSRTTKKSFFRTFQKNGGLVRPFFPSKLPLINFRLNYRNHRKLAIIDGDVGYIGGFNIGDEYLGASKKFGYWRDTHLRVHGKAVYAMQTRFIMDWNSASSTHKIDYKARYFPTFHGKGHTSMQIVSSGPDSEWQQIKNGYIKMINAAKKTIYLQSPYFIPDASLLEAIKIAALSGVDVRVMIPNKPDHAFVYRATTNYAGELMETGAKIFIYDNGFIHAKTLVVDGEIASVGTANMDFRSFRLNFEVNAFIYEKQMVQKLEDAFLEDILKSYQLTPELYAKRSLWIKFKEAVSRLLSPIL from the coding sequence ATGGGACTGTTGGCTTATCTATTAGTGATTTTGCTAATTTTAAATGTATTCTTTGCGGCAGTGACGGTCTTCTTAGAAAGACGCGATACATCCGCCACTTGGGCTTGGTTGCTAGTCTTAACTTTTGTTCCGATATTTGGTTTCATTATCTATTTGATTTTTGGGAGAAAATTATCAGGCAAAAAGATTTTCGATTGGAAGGGACAAGAAAAAATTGGGATACAGGAATCTACTGCCAATCAAATAGAAATGATACGGCAAAAAGAATTTCCATTTAGCGATCCGAATGTGAAAAAACATCGTGATTTAATCTATTTATTACTCGTAAACGATGGTGCTATTTTAACGCAAGACAATGAAGTGGAACTTTTTGTAGATGGACATGAGAAATTCGATGCGCTAATTGCTGATATTGAAAAAGCGAAAGATCATATACATCTCATCTATTATATTTTCCATTCTGATGAACTAGGCAATCGCTTAATGCGCGTGCTGGAAAGAAAAGCAGCAGAAGGTTTAAATGTGAAAATTATTTATGATGCAATGGGTTCAAGGACAACGAAAAAATCATTTTTCCGTACGTTTCAAAAAAATGGTGGTCTAGTTAGACCTTTTTTTCCGTCTAAATTACCATTGATTAACTTTCGTCTCAACTACCGAAATCACCGGAAATTGGCTATAATCGATGGAGATGTTGGTTATATTGGTGGTTTTAATATTGGTGATGAATATCTTGGGGCATCGAAGAAATTTGGTTACTGGCGTGATACACATTTACGTGTACATGGAAAAGCTGTTTATGCGATGCAAACTCGCTTTATTATGGACTGGAATTCTGCATCATCCACACATAAAATTGATTACAAAGCGCGATACTTCCCGACTTTTCATGGGAAAGGTCATACAAGTATGCAAATTGTTTCGAGTGGTCCTGATTCCGAATGGCAACAAATCAAAAATGGTTACATCAAAATGATCAATGCTGCTAAAAAAACAATTTATTTACAATCACCTTATTTTATTCCAGATGCAAGTTTGCTTGAAGCAATCAAAATCGCAGCACTTTCTGGGGTAGATGTCAGGGTTATGATTCCTAATAAGCCAGACCATGCTTTTGTTTACCGCGCAACTACTAACTACGCCGGTGAATTAATGGAAACGGGAGCGAAAATCTTTATTTATGATAATGGTTTTATCCACGCGAAAACACTCGTTGTAGATGGCGAAATTGCTTCAGTTGGAACCGCGAATATGGATTTCCGGAGTTTCCGACTTAATTTTGAAGTAAATGCTTTTATTTATGAAAAACAAATGGTGCAAAAACTAGAAGATGCCTTTTTGGAAGATATTCTAAAATCGTATCAACTAACACCTGAATTATATGCAAAACGATCTTTATGGATTAAATTTAAAGAAGCGGTAAGCCGACTTTTATCGCCTATATTATAG
- a CDS encoding murein hydrolase activator EnvC family protein, with protein MLKKYGVVTILSLLVISAPLTGAHADTINDMQKRQNEIEQKKSELDKNIDSKNSELNHLESAEKDAAKELESLMKSLDATNKKLKEQEDKVSSENEKLKKLQKEMEKLRNDIRDRQKVLDNRARAIQTTGTATSYLDMIFEADDFKELVDRVTVVSAIVKADQNIMQDQKDDQDKLKVAESASQKKLENLKVLAVELEVSKNNMESQKQEKNDLVMALANKKDLTKSEQTLLASEQGALTDEEKRLASNIAGEKAKQEAAIKAAEEKRMQEAAAASAKSSSVVKQQPSSDSSGATETVSSGGGQFIKPASGILTSGFSERTNPVTGKYESHKGQDIAGGGTVTVSAAASGTVVFSGFGASGSGFGGYGYVVKIDHGNGFQTLYGHMRAGSLKVVTGQQVSQGQPIGIMGSTGQSTGQHLHFEIHKNGIPVDPAPYI; from the coding sequence ATGTTAAAAAAATATGGGGTAGTAACGATTCTTAGCCTATTGGTTATTTCCGCGCCACTAACTGGTGCGCACGCGGATACTATCAATGATATGCAAAAGCGCCAAAATGAAATTGAACAAAAAAAATCAGAACTAGATAAAAATATAGACTCGAAAAACTCGGAATTAAATCATTTAGAAAGTGCTGAAAAAGACGCTGCAAAAGAATTAGAATCACTTATGAAAAGTCTTGATGCCACTAACAAGAAATTAAAAGAGCAGGAAGATAAAGTGAGCTCTGAAAACGAGAAACTAAAGAAATTGCAAAAAGAAATGGAAAAACTGCGCAATGATATTCGCGATCGTCAAAAAGTACTTGATAATCGAGCGCGTGCTATCCAAACAACTGGAACAGCCACTTCTTATTTAGATATGATTTTTGAAGCAGATGATTTTAAAGAACTTGTTGACCGCGTGACAGTTGTATCGGCAATTGTAAAAGCGGACCAAAACATTATGCAAGACCAAAAAGATGATCAAGATAAACTAAAAGTAGCAGAATCTGCTTCTCAGAAAAAACTAGAGAATCTAAAAGTACTTGCAGTGGAATTAGAAGTTTCGAAAAACAATATGGAAAGTCAAAAACAAGAAAAAAATGATTTAGTTATGGCTCTAGCAAACAAAAAAGACTTAACTAAGAGCGAACAAACCCTTTTAGCTAGTGAACAAGGTGCGCTTACTGATGAAGAAAAACGACTTGCTTCTAATATTGCAGGTGAAAAAGCAAAACAAGAGGCTGCAATTAAAGCCGCTGAAGAGAAGCGAATGCAAGAAGCCGCAGCAGCAAGCGCTAAAAGTTCCTCTGTTGTTAAACAACAACCAAGTTCAGATTCAAGTGGAGCTACAGAAACAGTAAGTTCCGGTGGAGGCCAATTTATTAAACCAGCTTCTGGTATATTAACTTCTGGATTTAGCGAACGAACAAATCCCGTGACTGGCAAATATGAATCCCACAAAGGTCAAGATATTGCAGGTGGCGGTACAGTTACTGTTTCAGCTGCAGCATCAGGAACAGTTGTATTTTCAGGGTTTGGCGCATCAGGTAGTGGATTTGGTGGTTATGGTTATGTAGTAAAAATTGACCATGGCAATGGATTCCAGACACTATACGGACATATGCGTGCAGGTAGCTTGAAAGTAGTTACCGGCCAACAAGTTTCCCAAGGCCAACCGATTGGTATTATGGGATCAACAGGTCAATCGACAGGACAACATCTACATTTTGAAATACATAAAAACGGTATTCCAGTCGATCCAGCACCTTATATTTAA
- a CDS encoding NlpC/P60 family protein has protein sequence MKKNTFIAISLAAVISLTPAFTTNVFADVNTDIQNQDKKINDIKSKKTDLQSDLSGLVADLEKAQEKAKSLQGEFDKTGKELKKLNEDIKSINERIKERETVLKERARAMQKTSNSNAYLEVILDAENLSDLVGRVSAVNQLVDSDKSILEDQQNDEKALKTKQTAVKKKQEDQATAIHEYEAQQNKIEAQKAEKEAIVAQLASDQASAENAKAGLVSERDKAAKEATARATALREATSSNVGQESSSSATSTSSGKSNTTKNVASNDNNSAPSAATPSSGGYSAMIAAANAQLGKPYSLGATGPSAFDCSGFTSYAFRAAGVSLPRTSGGQYAAASKISASQAKPGDLVFFNYGSGIAHVGIYVGGGQMINAQNNGVKYDNITSGYWAKYLVGYGRVANF, from the coding sequence TTGAAAAAGAATACGTTTATTGCGATTTCACTCGCAGCAGTTATCAGTTTGACGCCAGCTTTTACGACTAATGTTTTCGCGGACGTGAATACAGACATTCAAAACCAAGATAAAAAAATTAACGACATCAAGTCTAAAAAAACAGATTTACAATCAGATCTTTCTGGTTTAGTAGCAGACCTTGAGAAAGCTCAAGAAAAAGCTAAATCTCTACAAGGAGAATTTGATAAAACAGGCAAAGAACTAAAAAAACTTAATGAAGATATTAAAAGTATCAATGAACGTATTAAAGAACGCGAAACTGTTTTAAAAGAACGTGCTCGTGCGATGCAAAAAACTTCTAATTCTAATGCTTATCTTGAAGTTATCTTAGATGCAGAAAATCTTTCTGACTTAGTTGGTCGTGTTTCTGCAGTTAACCAATTAGTTGATTCTGATAAATCTATTTTAGAAGATCAACAAAATGATGAAAAAGCTTTAAAAACAAAACAAACTGCTGTTAAGAAAAAACAAGAAGATCAAGCAACAGCAATTCATGAATATGAAGCACAACAAAATAAAATCGAAGCACAAAAAGCTGAAAAAGAAGCAATCGTTGCTCAACTAGCTTCTGATCAAGCAAGTGCTGAAAATGCAAAAGCTGGTCTTGTAAGTGAACGTGATAAAGCAGCTAAAGAAGCTACAGCACGTGCGACAGCTTTACGTGAAGCAACATCTTCAAACGTTGGACAAGAATCAAGTAGTTCTGCTACTTCTACATCAAGTGGAAAATCTAATACAACGAAAAATGTTGCATCAAATGATAACAATTCAGCACCAAGCGCAGCAACACCATCTAGTGGCGGATACTCAGCAATGATTGCTGCAGCTAACGCACAACTTGGAAAACCTTATAGCCTTGGAGCAACTGGACCAAGCGCATTTGACTGTTCAGGATTTACTTCTTATGCTTTCCGTGCAGCTGGTGTTTCTCTTCCAAGAACATCTGGTGGACAATATGCAGCAGCATCTAAAATCAGCGCTAGCCAAGCAAAACCAGGTGACTTAGTATTCTTTAACTATGGTAGCGGAATTGCTCACGTTGGAATTTATGTTGGTGGCGGTCAAATGATTAACGCTCAAAACAATGGCGTTAAATATGACAACATCACTAGCGGTTACTGGGCTAAATATCTTGTAGGATATGGCCGCGTAGCTAACTTCTAA